A part of Bacteroidia bacterium genomic DNA contains:
- a CDS encoding FAD-dependent oxidoreductase translates to MNKQILLLSILFLTIFKFTFAQHDALLEAEQFPDKGGWVVDPQFVEQIGSSYLMAHGMGVPVANAATDIKLAAKGTWHVWARTKNWVPGPWTAPGQFRIKINGEPLKNTLGLTPGWNWEYAGEIKILSRKVHLELVDLTGFNGRCDAIYLSQVNQPPPSATEALSAWRKEKLMEPLAPEHTKTYDLVVIGGGIAGCAAAIAAAEQGLQVALIHDRPLLGGNASSEIRVHTLGIYGKFERILRLIDTEHYPNGSPEALVDQEKRDRNVQQYDNIDIHYNWRAYDALAKDHTILHVDARQVFTGERIRFKAPLFIDSSGDGWIGYWAGAEYSYGRESVHTYGEAWDEWGELWSPEEPDNFVMGSSILWQTDMAMVPQQFPEVPWALEVAAEHEATAGEWYWEFSRNDLHQIEDGEEIRDHMLRAIFGSFYNAKRKDENENYRLQWVSYLLGKRESRRLVGDHIFTFKDVINHTPFPDSVVVEERAIDVHYQQNLQDETKPDFLSEALFYRTEKYYIPYRSLYSRNISNLFMAGRCFSCSHVGLGGPRVMRTTGQMGAAVGFAASLCKKYNVGPRAIYENYLEEYMQLIQTQQAQRP, encoded by the coding sequence ATGAATAAACAAATCCTCCTCCTCTCAATTCTATTTCTGACCATTTTCAAATTCACCTTTGCCCAACACGATGCACTCCTTGAAGCAGAGCAATTTCCCGACAAGGGCGGATGGGTGGTTGACCCCCAGTTTGTCGAGCAAATCGGCTCCAGTTACCTTATGGCTCACGGGATGGGCGTGCCAGTGGCAAATGCAGCGACAGATATCAAACTGGCTGCAAAAGGTACCTGGCATGTATGGGCAAGAACAAAAAACTGGGTTCCCGGCCCATGGACTGCGCCCGGTCAGTTTCGCATAAAAATCAACGGAGAACCACTAAAAAATACCCTCGGCCTGACACCCGGATGGAACTGGGAGTATGCCGGAGAAATAAAAATTCTTTCCCGGAAAGTACATCTGGAGTTGGTTGACCTTACCGGTTTTAACGGGCGGTGTGATGCGATTTACCTGAGCCAGGTCAACCAACCCCCGCCTTCGGCTACGGAGGCGCTTTCCGCCTGGCGGAAAGAAAAACTGATGGAACCGCTGGCTCCTGAACACACCAAAACCTATGACCTCGTTGTCATTGGCGGTGGGATTGCGGGCTGTGCTGCGGCCATTGCAGCCGCTGAACAGGGACTTCAGGTGGCCCTGATTCACGACCGACCTCTGCTCGGCGGAAATGCAAGTAGTGAAATTCGCGTACATACCCTGGGCATTTATGGCAAATTTGAAAGAATTCTGCGATTGATCGATACCGAACATTACCCCAACGGTTCGCCCGAAGCGCTCGTGGATCAGGAAAAACGAGACCGCAACGTGCAGCAATACGACAATATCGATATTCACTACAATTGGCGTGCGTATGATGCCTTGGCCAAAGATCATACGATCCTCCATGTAGATGCCCGGCAGGTTTTTACCGGCGAACGCATTCGCTTTAAAGCGCCGCTTTTTATCGACTCCTCTGGTGATGGATGGATCGGGTACTGGGCCGGGGCCGAATATTCCTATGGCCGGGAAAGTGTACATACCTATGGAGAAGCCTGGGATGAGTGGGGCGAATTGTGGAGCCCCGAAGAACCTGACAATTTTGTGATGGGGTCTTCCATTTTGTGGCAAACAGACATGGCCATGGTACCGCAGCAGTTTCCTGAAGTGCCCTGGGCTTTGGAGGTTGCCGCTGAGCATGAAGCGACTGCAGGAGAGTGGTATTGGGAGTTTTCGAGAAATGACCTTCACCAGATCGAAGATGGCGAAGAAATCAGAGATCATATGTTGCGGGCGATTTTTGGCTCATTTTATAATGCCAAACGAAAAGATGAAAATGAAAATTACCGCCTGCAATGGGTGTCGTATCTGCTGGGAAAACGCGAGTCGAGGCGATTGGTGGGCGATCATATCTTCACCTTCAAAGATGTGATCAACCATACCCCTTTTCCCGATTCCGTAGTAGTCGAAGAAAGAGCCATTGATGTGCATTATCAGCAAAATCTTCAGGACGAGACCAAACCCGATTTTCTGTCGGAAGCTTTATTTTACAGAACGGAGAAGTATTATATCCCCTACCGCAGCTTGTATTCCCGTAACATCAGCAACCTGTTTATGGCTGGGCGCTGTTTTAGTTGTTCGCACGTCGGACTGGGAGGACCCCGCGTCATGCGCACAACCGGGCAAATGGGGGCAGCAGTGGGATTTGCCGCTTCTCTATGTAAGAAATATAATGTGGGCCCGCGGGCGATTTACGAAAATTATCTGGAGGAATACATGCAATTAATCCAGACACAACAGGCACAGAGACCCTAA